In a genomic window of Quercus lobata isolate SW786 chromosome 4, ValleyOak3.0 Primary Assembly, whole genome shotgun sequence:
- the LOC115987813 gene encoding lysosomal Pro-X carboxypeptidase-like, whose amino-acid sequence MAIRTHKSSQGAPWLPCLLILLLFITFTCASPPTRPRLGVLGGHNNPKNDVHNPSLTASDSKKDYQTFYFDQPIDHFNYQPVSYNTFRERYIVNFKHWRGAKAAAPIFAYLGEESSIDDDLGLINFMPENVRRFGALELYIEHRFYGESIPTGFTSEEALKNATIRGYFSSSQALADYAEVIRSLKKNLSAESSPVIVVGGSYGGMLATWFRLKYPHIAMAAFASSAPILYFEDLVPHNSYPVVVTKDFQEASLSCYNTIKQSWSEIDRVANKSNGLSELSKKFKLCKPLKDASDLKNYLNSLYSSSAQYDRPPKYPVTVVCRGIDGGANGTDILGRIFSGIVSYYGKNKECYDLGDFFSTETLTGWDWQTCSEMVIPIGNGPNETMFPASPFVYKEYRDYCVNKFGVEPRPTWITTNYGGYHIKRVLQRFGSNILFSNGLRDPYSSGGILENISDSILAVFTKEGSHCLDIVPAASANDPKWLIAQRKQEVRIIERWFNEYYDELHKFG is encoded by the exons ATGGCCATTAGAACTCATAAATCATCACAGGGAGCCCCATGGCTTCCATGTTTGCTTATTCTATTGCTCTTCATTACGTTCACTTGTGCTTCACCACCAACGAGACCGAGGCTCGGTGTACTAGGCGGACACAATAATCCAAAAAATGATGTACACAACCCATCTCTAACTGCATCTGACTCAAAAAAAGATTATCAAACGTTCTATTTTGATCAACCAATCGATCACTTCAACTATCAGCCCGTAAGCTACAACACTTTCCGGGAAAGATATATCGTGAATTTTAAGCATTGGCGTGGCGCCAAGGCAGCTGCTCCCATATTTGCATATCTTGGAGAGGAGTCTTCCATAGACGATGATCTTGGTCTTATAAATTTCATGCCAGAGAATGTTCGCAGGTTTGGTGCTTTGGAGCTGTACATAGAG CATCGCTTCTATGGTGAATCAATCCCTACTGGATTTACAAGCGAAGaagcattgaaaaatgctacCATTCGCGGATACTTTAGCTCGTCTCAAGCTCTGGCAGATTATGCAGAAGTAATTAGAAgcttgaagaaaaatttatcaGCTGAGTCCTCTCCAGTTATAGTCGTTGGAGGATCTTATGGTGGAA TGCTTGCAACATGGTTCCGCCTAAAGTATCCTCATATTGCAATGGCTGCATTTGCCTCTTCAGCACCCATTCTTTACTTCGAGGACCTCGTTCCACATAATTCATATCCTGTTGTTGTTACCAAGGACTTTCAg GAGGCTAGTTTGAGCTGCTATAATACCATAAAGCAGTCATGGTCTGAGATCGATAGAGTTGCTAATAAATCAAATGGTCTTTCCGAACTCAGCAAgaaattcaaactttgcaa GCCATTGAAGGATGCATCCGACTTAAAGAATTACTTGAACAGTCTGTATTCATCTTCAGCTCAATATGATAGACCTCCAAAGTATCCAGTGACTGTTGTCTGCAGAGGTATTGACGGAGGAGCCAATGGAACCGACATTCTTGGCCGAATTTTCTCCGGAATTGTTTCTTATTATGGGAAAAATAAAGAGTGCTATGATTTAGGTGATTTCTTTTCAACAGAAACACTGACTGGTTGGGACTGGCAG ACATGTAGTGAAATGGTTATACCAATTGGGAATGGCCCGAATGAAACCATGTTTCCTGCATCACCATTTGTTTACAAAGAATATAGGGACTACTGCGTGAATAAATTTGGAGTCGAACCTAGGCCCACTTGGATCACAACTAATTATGGTGGTTAC CATATAAAAAGGGTTCTCCAGAGGTTTGGTAGCAACATCCTCTTCTCCAATGGCCTACGTGACCCTTATAGCAGTGGAGG GATATTGGAGAACATATCAGATAGTATACTTGCTGTGTTTACAAAAGAAG GGTCTCATTGCCTTGACATAGTGCCAGCTGCAAGTGCAAACGATCCAAAGTGGTTGATCGCACAACGAAAACAAGAAGTTAGGATAATCGAACGATGGTTTAACGAGTACTACGATGAGTTGCATAAGTTTGGTTAG